In the genome of Streptomyces collinus, one region contains:
- a CDS encoding glutamyl-tRNA reductase: MSLLVVGLSHRSAPVSVLERAALNADEQVKLLQDTVAAEPATEAAVLATCNRIELYADVDKFHAGVAELSTLLAQHSGVGLEELTPYLYVHYEDRAVHHLFSVACGLDSMVVGEGQILGQIKDSLARAQELHSAGRLLNDLFQQALRVGKRAHSETGIDRAGQSLVTFGLEQLARGGDVQQWARGKKALVIGAGSMSSLAAATLARAGVAEIVVANRTFDRAERLAQILMEGDDTDVAARAVPMESVPAELTRADVTVSCTGATGLVLTAESVAWAVEGRTPAPAAGSGEDGPGAPGGESGPAAGAPRGGASGTSLGSEDGCPLDLSAVQGTAGFSVLGEAAVAGMAAADLEQHAAWVDNGSAGGDRRAAGGTARAGQTGTLDPAADTDAIAALAATVATVGRIPERRRPEPVEEPQRPEPVLFLLDLAMPRDIDAAVHRLAGVRLVDIESLADASAGAPMAADVDQVRRIVSDEVAAFGAALRAAHITPTVVALRTMAADVVAGEIARLDGRLPGLDDKHRAEITQTVRRVVDKLLHAPTVRVKQLAAEPGGAGYADALRTLFDLDPETVAAVSRAEESTTEKDRGPA; this comes from the coding sequence ATGAGCCTCCTCGTCGTCGGACTCAGCCACCGCAGCGCCCCGGTCAGCGTCCTGGAACGGGCCGCGCTGAACGCGGACGAGCAGGTCAAGCTGCTCCAGGACACGGTCGCCGCCGAACCGGCCACCGAGGCCGCGGTGCTCGCCACCTGCAACCGCATCGAGCTCTACGCCGACGTGGACAAGTTCCACGCCGGTGTCGCCGAGCTGTCCACGCTGCTCGCCCAGCACAGCGGCGTCGGCCTGGAGGAGCTCACCCCTTATCTCTACGTGCACTACGAGGACCGGGCCGTCCACCACCTGTTCTCGGTGGCCTGCGGACTGGACTCGATGGTCGTCGGCGAGGGGCAGATCCTCGGCCAGATCAAGGACTCCCTGGCCCGGGCGCAGGAGCTGCACTCCGCGGGCCGCCTCCTGAACGACCTGTTCCAGCAGGCCCTGAGGGTCGGCAAGCGCGCCCACTCCGAGACCGGCATCGACCGCGCGGGGCAGTCCCTGGTCACCTTCGGCCTGGAGCAACTGGCCCGGGGCGGGGACGTACAGCAGTGGGCGCGGGGCAAGAAGGCCCTGGTCATCGGGGCCGGTTCGATGTCCTCCCTGGCCGCGGCCACGCTCGCGCGGGCCGGGGTCGCCGAGATCGTCGTCGCCAACCGCACCTTCGACCGCGCCGAGCGCCTCGCCCAGATCCTGATGGAGGGCGACGACACGGACGTGGCGGCCCGCGCGGTACCGATGGAGTCGGTGCCTGCCGAGCTGACACGTGCCGATGTGACCGTCTCCTGCACCGGCGCGACGGGCCTGGTCCTGACGGCCGAGTCGGTCGCCTGGGCGGTCGAGGGCCGTACGCCCGCGCCGGCCGCCGGGTCCGGCGAGGACGGACCGGGGGCGCCGGGCGGTGAGTCCGGCCCCGCCGCAGGGGCTCCGCGCGGCGGCGCGTCGGGCACCAGCCTCGGCAGCGAGGACGGCTGCCCGCTCGACCTCTCCGCGGTGCAGGGCACCGCCGGATTCTCCGTGCTGGGCGAGGCCGCGGTGGCCGGGATGGCCGCCGCCGACCTCGAACAGCACGCGGCGTGGGTGGACAACGGCTCGGCGGGCGGCGACCGGCGTGCCGCGGGCGGTACGGCCCGGGCGGGACAGACCGGCACGCTCGACCCGGCCGCGGACACCGACGCCATCGCCGCGCTCGCCGCGACCGTCGCCACCGTCGGGCGGATCCCCGAGCGCCGCAGGCCCGAGCCGGTCGAGGAGCCCCAGCGGCCCGAGCCCGTGCTCTTCCTGCTGGACCTGGCGATGCCGCGCGACATCGACGCGGCCGTGCACCGGCTGGCCGGGGTGCGGCTGGTGGACATCGAGTCGCTGGCGGATGCCTCCGCGGGCGCTCCGATGGCTGCCGATGTGGACCAGGTACGGCGTATCGTCTCCGACGAGGTCGCGGCCTTCGGGGCAGCACTGCGGGCCGCGCACATCACACCGACCGTGGTCGCCCTGCGCACCATGGCCGCCGATGTCGTGGCCGGCGAGATAGCCCGGCTGGACGGTCGGCTGCCCGGTCTCGACGACAAACACCGAGCGGAGATCACCCAGACCGTGCGGCGCGTGGTCGACAAACTGCTCCACGCGCCGACCGTGCGGGTCAAGCAACTCGCGGCCGAACCCGGCGGCGCCGGGTACGCGGACGCGCTGCGGACCCTGTTCGACCTCGACCCCGAGACGGTGGCCGCCGTCTCCCGGGCCGAGGAAAGCACCACCGAGAAAGACCGAGGGCCGGCATGA
- the hemC gene encoding hydroxymethylbilane synthase, translated as MTDKALRLGTRRSRLAMAQSGQVAEAVSRVTGRPVELVEITTYGDVSREALAQIGGTGVFVTALRDALLKGEVDFAVHSLKDLPTTQPDELVVAAVPVREDPRDVIVARDALKFTDLPSGARIGTGSPRRMAQLNAYARSHGLDITAVPIRGNVDTRIGFVRSGELDAVVLAAAGLNRIGRGDEVTDFLSVDTILPAPGQGALAIECTAGNADLIAALAELDDPFTRIAVTAERSLLAALEAGCSAPVGALADLLADGQIVKEMRLRGVVGTTDGTRMVQLSTTGPVPETHDGAMALGRELAAEMLAQGAAGLMGERAH; from the coding sequence ATGACTGACAAGGCGCTGAGGCTCGGTACCAGGCGCAGCAGGCTCGCCATGGCCCAGTCCGGGCAGGTGGCGGAAGCCGTGAGCCGGGTGACCGGGCGGCCCGTCGAGCTCGTCGAGATCACCACGTACGGTGATGTCTCGCGCGAGGCGCTGGCCCAGATCGGCGGCACCGGCGTGTTCGTGACCGCCCTGCGCGACGCGCTCCTCAAGGGCGAGGTCGACTTCGCGGTGCACTCGCTGAAGGACCTGCCGACCACGCAGCCCGACGAGCTGGTCGTGGCCGCCGTGCCGGTGCGCGAGGACCCGCGGGACGTGATCGTCGCCCGGGACGCGCTGAAGTTCACCGACCTGCCCTCCGGGGCCCGCATCGGTACGGGTTCGCCGCGCCGCATGGCGCAGCTCAACGCGTACGCCCGCAGCCACGGCCTGGACATAACGGCGGTCCCGATCCGCGGCAACGTCGACACCCGCATCGGGTTCGTGCGCAGCGGAGAGCTCGACGCCGTCGTGCTCGCCGCCGCCGGACTCAACCGGATCGGCCGCGGCGACGAAGTGACCGACTTCCTGTCGGTCGACACGATTTTGCCCGCCCCCGGCCAGGGGGCCCTGGCGATCGAGTGCACCGCGGGCAACGCGGACCTCATCGCCGCGCTCGCCGAACTCGACGACCCGTTCACGCGGATCGCCGTGACGGCCGAGCGATCACTGCTCGCCGCCCTGGAAGCCGGTTGCAGTGCCCCTGTGGGGGCGCTGGCCGACTTGCTGGCCGACGGGCAGATTGTCAAGGAAATGCGCCTGCGCGGCGTCGTCGGGACCACCGACGGCACGCGCATGGTGCAGCTGTCCACCACCGGTCCCGTGCCCGAGACGCACGACGGGGCAATGGCGCTCGGTCGCGAACTCGCGGCCGAGATGCTCGCCCAGGGCGCGGCCGGTCTGATGGGGGAGCGAGCACATTGA
- a CDS encoding bifunctional uroporphyrinogen-III C-methyltransferase/uroporphyrinogen-III synthase: MSPTTLSAGPEHGHVTFLGAGPGDPGLLTLRAVEALAHADVLVAEHEVLDVVRQHARQGVSEVHTDPDPSQDPAPGTGAPQLTVVDGTSTSVAAPAVRDAAHLVMEAARGGRRVVRAVSGDPGLDTYAAEEMLACAAAGVPFEVVPGIASAVGVPAYAGVPLRDAQGADVRFVDARTASDRCWTEVGASDGTVVVSTTLDSVAAAAGELVSAGRKPDTPMTVTVAGTTTRQRTWSATLGTIAQTLKQLKVLPSPDGGRPVIAVVGERSAAAQRDQLAWFESKPLFGWKVLVPRTKEQAASLSDQLRSYGAVPHEVPTIAVEPPRTPQQMERAVKGLVTGRYEWIAFTSVNAVKAVREKFEEYGLDARAFAGIKVAAVGEQTAKALIAFGVKPDLVPSGEQSAAGLLEDWPPYDPVFDPIDRVFLPRADIATETLVAGLIELGWEVDDVTAYRTVRASPPPAETREAIKGGGFDAVLFTSSSTVRNLVGIAGKPHNVTVIACIGPATAKTAEEHGLRVDVMAPEPSVHKLAEALADFGAKRRVAAVEAGDPVTRPSERRPGARRRRSTT, encoded by the coding sequence TTGAGCCCCACCACCCTTTCCGCCGGTCCTGAACACGGGCACGTCACCTTCCTGGGTGCCGGACCCGGAGATCCGGGACTACTGACTCTGCGCGCCGTGGAGGCGCTGGCGCACGCGGACGTCCTCGTCGCCGAGCACGAGGTGCTCGACGTCGTACGTCAGCACGCCAGGCAGGGCGTGTCCGAAGTGCACACGGATCCGGATCCTTCCCAGGATCCTGCTCCGGGCACAGGAGCGCCCCAGCTGACGGTAGTTGACGGCACGTCAACCTCCGTCGCCGCCCCCGCGGTGCGGGATGCCGCACATCTTGTCATGGAGGCCGCACGGGGCGGCAGGCGGGTCGTGCGTGCGGTGTCCGGGGACCCGGGCCTCGACACGTACGCCGCCGAGGAGATGCTGGCGTGCGCCGCCGCCGGGGTGCCCTTCGAGGTCGTCCCCGGCATCGCGAGCGCCGTCGGCGTGCCCGCGTACGCCGGTGTGCCGCTGCGCGACGCGCAGGGCGCGGACGTGCGGTTCGTGGACGCGCGGACGGCGTCGGACCGGTGCTGGACGGAGGTCGGGGCGTCGGACGGCACGGTCGTCGTGTCCACGACGCTGGACTCCGTCGCCGCGGCGGCCGGCGAGCTCGTCTCCGCCGGGCGTAAGCCGGACACCCCGATGACGGTCACCGTCGCCGGCACCACCACCCGGCAGCGCACCTGGAGCGCCACGCTCGGCACGATCGCGCAGACGCTGAAGCAGCTCAAGGTGCTGCCCTCGCCCGACGGCGGCCGGCCGGTGATAGCCGTGGTCGGTGAGCGTTCCGCCGCCGCCCAGCGCGACCAGCTCGCGTGGTTCGAGTCCAAGCCGCTGTTCGGCTGGAAGGTGCTCGTGCCGCGGACCAAGGAGCAGGCGGCGTCGCTCTCCGACCAGCTGCGGTCCTACGGGGCCGTGCCGCACGAGGTGCCGACGATCGCCGTCGAGCCGCCGCGCACGCCCCAGCAGATGGAGCGCGCGGTCAAGGGCCTCGTCACGGGCCGCTACGAGTGGATCGCCTTCACCTCGGTCAACGCGGTCAAGGCCGTGCGGGAGAAGTTCGAGGAGTACGGGCTCGACGCGCGTGCCTTCGCGGGCATCAAGGTCGCGGCCGTCGGCGAGCAGACGGCGAAGGCGCTGATCGCGTTCGGCGTGAAGCCGGACCTGGTGCCGAGCGGTGAGCAGTCGGCCGCGGGTCTGCTGGAGGACTGGCCGCCGTACGACCCGGTCTTCGACCCGATCGACAGAGTGTTCCTGCCGCGTGCCGACATCGCCACGGAGACGCTGGTCGCCGGGCTGATCGAGCTCGGCTGGGAGGTCGACGACGTCACGGCCTACCGGACCGTGCGCGCCTCGCCGCCGCCGGCGGAGACCCGCGAGGCGATCAAGGGCGGCGGTTTCGACGCCGTTCTCTTCACCTCGTCCTCGACCGTGCGGAACCTGGTCGGCATCGCCGGCAAGCCGCACAACGTCACCGTGATCGCGTGTATCGGCCCGGCCACGGCGAAGACCGCCGAGGAGCACGGGCTCCGGGTGGACGTCATGGCTCCCGAGCCGTCCGTCCACAAGCTGGCCGAAGCCCTGGCCGACTTCGGCGCGAAGCGCCGGGTGGCGGCGGTGGAGGCCGGCGACCCGGTGACGCGGCCGAGCGAGCGGCGGCCGGGGGCGCGGCGGAGGCGTTCGACGACGTGA
- a CDS encoding FAD-binding oxidoreductase, which yields MTAPHHMPDLFALSEINGPVVRPGERAYADEVTGFNLASLHTPDVAIGATGPDDVVTAMRWAHATHTPVAVQATGHGANFPIEHGLLINTSRMTDVHVDPTTRTATIAAGAKWSHVMAAAAPHGLAGLCGTSTDAGVVGYTLGGGLPVLGRAYGFAADLVRSFQVVTPDGHLRESDPRHEPELFWALRGGKGNVGIVTSLVTELLPLPRLYGGGIHCHAEHAQTLLRTWAEWTHTVPDEMCSMFSVLRLPPIPQIPEPLRGGFWARVAVAWPGDPAEGQALIAPLREAAPVAVDTVEEMDHAALDRIHMEPQDPLPARECCMLLSDLPPDAMGTFLEQVGPGAGAEYPLLVASLRHMGGALSRPSAVEDAVCARDARYFMESVGIMPAPPVAEAVEQATRRLYTAMAPYGTGRTMVNIHGTPGDEQDIARAWTPEVYARLRHDKSVYDPDNLLRYGHAVTPA from the coding sequence ATGACCGCCCCCCACCACATGCCCGACCTCTTCGCCCTCTCGGAGATCAACGGCCCCGTCGTCCGCCCCGGCGAACGCGCCTACGCCGACGAAGTCACCGGCTTCAACCTGGCCTCCCTGCACACCCCCGACGTGGCCATCGGGGCGACCGGCCCGGACGACGTCGTCACCGCGATGCGCTGGGCACACGCCACCCACACCCCCGTCGCCGTCCAGGCCACCGGCCACGGCGCCAACTTCCCGATCGAGCACGGCCTGCTGATCAACACGTCCCGCATGACGGACGTCCACGTCGACCCCACCACCCGCACCGCCACCATCGCCGCCGGCGCGAAGTGGAGCCACGTCATGGCCGCGGCCGCCCCCCACGGCCTGGCGGGCCTGTGCGGCACCTCCACCGACGCGGGCGTCGTCGGCTACACCCTCGGCGGCGGACTCCCGGTCCTCGGCCGCGCCTACGGCTTCGCCGCCGACCTGGTCCGCTCCTTCCAGGTCGTCACCCCGGACGGGCACCTGCGCGAGTCGGACCCCCGGCACGAACCGGAACTGTTCTGGGCCCTGCGCGGCGGCAAGGGCAACGTCGGCATCGTCACCTCGCTCGTCACCGAACTGCTGCCCCTGCCCCGGCTCTACGGCGGCGGCATCCACTGCCACGCCGAACACGCACAGACACTGCTGCGCACCTGGGCGGAGTGGACCCACACCGTCCCGGACGAGATGTGCAGCATGTTCTCGGTCCTGCGCCTGCCGCCGATCCCGCAGATCCCGGAACCCCTGCGCGGCGGCTTCTGGGCCCGGGTGGCGGTCGCCTGGCCGGGCGACCCGGCCGAGGGCCAGGCCCTGATCGCACCGCTGCGCGAAGCCGCCCCCGTCGCCGTCGACACCGTCGAGGAGATGGATCACGCGGCCCTCGACCGCATCCACATGGAACCCCAGGACCCGCTCCCGGCACGGGAGTGCTGCATGCTCCTGAGCGACCTGCCCCCCGACGCCATGGGCACGTTCCTGGAGCAGGTCGGCCCCGGCGCCGGCGCCGAGTACCCACTGCTCGTAGCCTCCCTGCGGCACATGGGCGGCGCCCTGTCCCGCCCATCAGCCGTCGAGGACGCCGTGTGCGCCCGCGACGCCCGCTACTTCATGGAGTCGGTCGGGATCATGCCCGCCCCACCCGTGGCCGAGGCCGTCGAACAGGCGACACGCCGCCTCTACACGGCCATGGCCCCGTACGGAACGGGCCGCACCATGGTCAACATCCACGGCACCCCGGGCGACGAACAGGACATCGCCCGCGCCTGGACCCCGGAGGTCTACGCCCGCCTACGCCACGACAAGTCCGTCTACGACCCGGACAACCTCCTGCGCTACGGCCACGCGGTGACTCCCGCGTAG